The following are encoded in a window of Mannheimia varigena genomic DNA:
- the ompA gene encoding porin OmpA, translating to MKKTLVALAVLSTAAVVQAAPQANTFYAGAKAGWASFHDGLTQFDHKDGGKFGINRNSVTYGVFGGYQILNQNNVGLAVELGYDYFGRVRGNVGEDKAVKHVAHGTHLSLKPSYEVAPNLDVYGKVGAALVRNDYKGYNNGSTVNYEGQRAHNLKTSLLLGAGLEYAITPELAARVEYQYLNRVGNLDKARDKANLNWINSQYSPDIHSVSAGLTYRFGQGAAPVEPTVETKNFSFSSDVLFDFAKSSLKPAAAASLDAAHTEIQNLGLANPAIQVNGYTDRIGKDAANLKLSQRRAETVANYIVSKGTNPANVTAVGYGEANPVTGNTCDAVKGRKALIACLAPDRRVEIQVQGSKEVTM from the coding sequence ATGAAAAAAACATTAGTTGCATTAGCAGTATTATCAACTGCAGCAGTAGTACAAGCTGCTCCACAAGCTAACACTTTCTACGCTGGTGCTAAAGCTGGTTGGGCATCATTTCACGATGGTTTAACTCAATTTGATCACAAAGATGGCGGTAAATTTGGTATCAACCGTAATTCAGTAACCTACGGTGTTTTTGGTGGTTACCAAATTTTAAACCAAAATAATGTTGGTTTAGCGGTTGAACTAGGTTATGACTACTTTGGTCGTGTACGTGGTAATGTAGGCGAAGACAAAGCAGTTAAACATGTTGCTCATGGTACTCACCTAAGTTTAAAACCAAGTTATGAAGTTGCTCCTAACTTAGATGTTTATGGTAAAGTAGGTGCTGCGTTAGTTCGTAATGATTATAAAGGCTATAATAACGGTTCTACAGTTAACTACGAAGGTCAGCGCGCTCATAATTTAAAAACCTCGTTATTATTAGGTGCTGGTTTAGAGTATGCAATTACTCCTGAGTTAGCGGCTCGTGTTGAATATCAATACTTAAATCGTGTTGGTAATTTAGATAAAGCTCGTGATAAAGCAAACTTAAACTGGATTAACTCACAATATAGCCCAGATATCCACTCAGTATCTGCTGGTTTAACATACCGTTTCGGTCAAGGTGCAGCACCAGTTGAGCCAACAGTTGAAACTAAAAACTTCTCTTTCAGCTCAGACGTCTTATTTGATTTTGCTAAATCAAGCTTAAAACCAGCTGCAGCAGCTTCTTTAGATGCAGCTCATACTGAAATTCAAAATTTAGGTTTAGCTAACCCAGCTATCCAAGTTAATGGTTATACAGACCGTATCGGTAAAGATGCAGCAAATTTAAAACTTTCTCAACGTCGTGCAGAAACAGTAGCTAACTATATCGTTTCTAAAGGTACTAATCCAGCGAATGTAACAGCGGTAGGTTATGGTGAAGCAAACCCGGTAACTGGTAACACGTGTGATGCAGTTAAAGGTCGTAAAGCATTAATCGCTTGTTTAGCACCAGATCGTCGTGTTGAAATCCAAGTTCAAGGTTCAAAAGAAGTAACTATGTAA
- the tpx gene encoding thiol peroxidase, producing MSKVTLAGNPIEVAGAFPQQGDVVADFTLVNSDLEDVSLSDFDGKRKVLNIFPSIDTGICAKSVRVFNEKATSLDNTVVLCISADLPFAQARFCGAEGIENAKVLSTFRNRELHNKLGVDITSGPLASLASRSVIVLDENNKVLHSQLVPEIKEEPDYDAALAVL from the coding sequence ATGAGTAAAGTAACTTTAGCAGGAAACCCGATTGAGGTTGCAGGTGCATTTCCACAACAAGGCGATGTGGTTGCAGATTTTACGCTGGTAAACAGTGATTTAGAGGACGTTTCACTGTCTGATTTTGATGGTAAACGCAAAGTGTTAAACATTTTCCCAAGTATTGATACAGGTATTTGTGCGAAGTCTGTGCGTGTGTTTAACGAAAAAGCAACAAGTTTAGATAACACCGTTGTATTATGTATTTCAGCTGATTTACCTTTTGCTCAAGCACGTTTCTGCGGAGCAGAAGGCATTGAAAATGCGAAAGTATTATCGACATTCCGTAACCGCGAATTACATAACAAACTTGGTGTAGATATTACTTCTGGTCCATTGGCTAGCTTGGCATCTCGTTCTGTAATTGTGTTAGATGAGAACAACAAGGTATTACACAGCCAATTAGTGCCAGAAATCAAGGAAGAGCCAGATTACGACGCAGCGTTAGCGGTATTATAA
- a CDS encoding 1-acylglycerol-3-phosphate O-acyltransferase → MLKIFRVFLVAIAAILISIVGTLYALVRLRHPSSVGVVARWFGLLHKLMGVKLITRKKPEINYPVIYIGNHQNNYDMATISSMVAENTVSIGKKSLIWIPFFGLVYWATGNIFIHREKRSSAIETMNKAGQIVKERQVSVWMFPEGTRSRGRGLLPFKTGAFHLAISAGVPIVPVVCSNLHNKIDLNRWDNGVVICEMLEPIDTSGYSRENVKELMEKCHQIMLAKFEELNQEVEQLEKTKNA, encoded by the coding sequence ATGTTAAAAATTTTTCGTGTTTTTTTAGTTGCAATAGCGGCTATTTTAATTTCTATTGTCGGTACACTTTATGCGTTAGTGCGTTTACGCCACCCGAGCAGTGTGGGCGTTGTGGCACGTTGGTTCGGTTTATTACATAAATTGATGGGGGTAAAACTGATTACTCGTAAAAAACCTGAAATCAACTACCCGGTTATCTACATAGGCAACCATCAAAATAACTATGATATGGCAACGATTTCTTCAATGGTAGCAGAAAACACCGTGAGTATCGGCAAAAAAAGCTTGATTTGGATTCCGTTTTTCGGCTTAGTTTATTGGGCAACTGGTAACATTTTTATTCATCGTGAAAAACGTTCAAGTGCCATTGAAACAATGAATAAAGCAGGGCAAATCGTCAAAGAGCGTCAGGTATCTGTGTGGATGTTCCCTGAAGGCACTCGTAGTCGTGGACGTGGTTTACTGCCGTTTAAAACCGGAGCTTTCCATTTGGCAATTTCCGCAGGTGTGCCGATTGTGCCTGTTGTTTGTTCTAACTTACACAATAAAATTGATTTGAACCGTTGGGATAACGGCGTTGTGATTTGTGAAATGCTTGAACCTATTGATACATCAGGTTACAGCCGTGAAAACGTGAAAGAACTAATGGAAAAATGCCACCAAATTATGCTCGCTAAATTTGAAGAGCTGAATCAAGAAGTTGAACAATTAGAAAAAACGAAAAACGCCTAA
- a CDS encoding hotdog fold thioesterase: protein MTIWKQTATCEQLNTLSHKSAVAHLGIEFTAIGEDWIEAELIVDERTQQPFGVLHGGVSAALAETTANAGALMVCEAHQIAVGMELNISHLKSIPAGTKAIARATPLKLGREVQVWNIDIKDEQGNLCAVARLSTKTLDKR, encoded by the coding sequence ATGACCATTTGGAAACAAACTGCAACTTGCGAACAATTAAACACACTTAGCCATAAATCGGCGGTAGCACATTTAGGGATCGAATTTACCGCCATCGGCGAAGATTGGATTGAAGCTGAGCTGATAGTAGATGAGCGTACCCAACAACCGTTTGGCGTCTTGCACGGGGGCGTTTCAGCCGCTTTAGCCGAAACAACGGCGAATGCAGGGGCGTTAATGGTGTGTGAGGCACATCAAATTGCGGTGGGAATGGAGCTGAATATCAGCCATTTAAAATCAATCCCTGCCGGAACAAAAGCGATTGCACGGGCAACGCCGCTGAAATTAGGGCGTGAAGTGCAGGTGTGGAATATTGATATTAAAGACGAACAAGGCAACCTGTGTGCGGTGGCTCGTCTTTCCACCAAAACCTTAGATAAACGTTAA
- a CDS encoding FAD-binding and (Fe-S)-binding domain-containing protein — MIPRLSSIPQLDKIILSYLDELINQHFSGDIASHYADRLSLATDNSVYQQIPQAILFPKSVSDVVILTKLAQKPEYQQLTFTPRGGGTGTNGQSLNNNIIVDLSRHMNQILELNVEERWVRVQAGVVKDQLNQFLKPHGLFFSPELSTSNRATLGGMINTDASGQGSLQYGKTSAHILAIKSVLINGEILETQAVKSDDFFANIEKLNLSELGKTLHREVFSRCKTLRPTVLSELPQLNRFITGYDLKNVFNDDESEFNLTRILTGSEGSLAFICEAKLNLLPIPKHRTLINIKYNSFDAALRSAPFMLEANALSVETVDSKVLNLAKQDIVWHSVADLLTEDPNNPILGINIVEYASNGQAQIEAQVKALCDSLDKKIASHEAGIIGYQLTSDVGSIEKIYAMRKKAVGLLGNAKGWAKPIAFVEDTAVPPENLADYIAEFRALLDSHNLSYGMFGHVDAGVLHVRPALDLCDKAQVETFKQISNQVVELTAKYGGLIWGEHGKGMRSYYGERFFGETLWKELRYIKTLFDPHNRLNPGKICTPLENEAELYPIDSQMRADFDRQIPIQVREEFKGAMNCNGNGLCFNFDVHSTMCPSMKVSGNRLYSPKGRATLVREWLRLLAEKKVDPNDLIFNANNKTASLTDFVAKVRNSLNKKKEYDFSHEVKAAMDTCLACKACASQCPIKIDVPTFRSQFNELYHSRYLRPLKDYVVSNLEFIAPIMAKKPQFFNFFSTSKLAETAANKTLGMTYLPALSVPNLQHQLVEIGYQGESLESLEQQAASGQFSAENRKMLFIVQDPFTSYYDAKVVADFVALTQKLGFKPIVLPFKPSGKAQHVKGFLAKFAKTAKNQADFLNRVAKLGVPMVSVDPALTLIYRQEYNDILKEQRGDFKVLLAHEWLKEVMQKGELENCKKTADSDRLQWYLFAHCTESTSLPNSMNEWKTIFAHFGETLVAENVGCCGMAGTFGHETKHLAMSKAIYEQSWQNKLNGKPLERCLATGYSCRSQVKRFEQQRIKHPVQALLEVI, encoded by the coding sequence ATGATTCCAAGACTATCTAGCATCCCCCAATTAGATAAAATTATACTCTCTTATCTAGACGAACTAATAAATCAGCATTTTAGTGGCGATATAGCCTCCCACTATGCTGATAGGCTTTCACTTGCAACCGATAACAGCGTTTATCAGCAAATTCCGCAAGCGATCCTATTCCCAAAATCTGTCTCTGATGTGGTGATCCTTACCAAACTCGCCCAAAAACCTGAATACCAACAACTTACTTTCACCCCTCGCGGTGGTGGCACGGGTACAAACGGGCAATCGCTGAATAACAATATTATTGTGGATCTCTCCCGCCACATGAACCAGATTTTGGAGCTCAATGTGGAAGAGCGTTGGGTGCGTGTGCAAGCGGGCGTGGTGAAAGATCAGCTCAACCAATTTTTAAAACCACACGGCTTATTCTTTTCGCCTGAGCTTTCTACCAGTAACCGTGCCACGCTGGGCGGAATGATCAATACCGATGCTTCCGGGCAAGGCTCGCTACAATACGGCAAAACCTCCGCCCATATTTTGGCGATCAAATCGGTGCTAATAAATGGTGAGATTTTAGAAACGCAAGCGGTCAAATCAGACGATTTTTTTGCAAATATTGAGAAACTTAACCTGTCTGAACTCGGCAAAACCTTGCACCGAGAGGTGTTCAGCCGTTGCAAAACCCTCCGCCCGACCGTGTTGAGCGAATTGCCACAACTAAACCGCTTTATTACCGGCTACGATCTGAAAAATGTCTTTAATGATGACGAAAGCGAATTTAACCTCACCCGAATCTTAACCGGCTCGGAAGGCTCGCTTGCGTTTATTTGTGAGGCGAAACTCAATCTACTGCCGATTCCAAAACACCGCACGCTCATCAATATAAAATACAACTCGTTCGATGCCGCCCTTCGCTCCGCCCCGTTTATGTTGGAGGCGAATGCTCTGTCGGTGGAAACTGTGGACTCCAAAGTGCTGAACCTTGCCAAGCAAGATATTGTGTGGCATTCGGTAGCGGATTTGCTCACCGAAGATCCAAACAACCCAATCTTAGGCATTAATATTGTGGAATATGCCTCGAACGGCCAGGCTCAAATTGAAGCTCAAGTGAAAGCCTTATGCGACAGTTTGGATAAAAAAATAGCAAGTCACGAGGCGGGAATTATCGGCTATCAGCTCACAAGCGATGTGGGATCGATTGAAAAAATCTACGCAATGCGGAAAAAAGCGGTGGGCTTGCTTGGCAACGCCAAAGGTTGGGCAAAGCCGATTGCCTTTGTGGAAGATACCGCAGTGCCGCCGGAAAACTTAGCTGATTATATCGCAGAGTTCCGTGCATTATTAGATAGCCACAATTTATCATACGGAATGTTCGGACACGTGGATGCAGGCGTGTTACACGTTCGCCCGGCGTTAGATCTCTGCGACAAAGCCCAAGTAGAAACCTTCAAGCAAATTTCCAACCAAGTGGTCGAACTCACCGCCAAGTACGGCGGCTTGATTTGGGGCGAACACGGTAAAGGAATGCGTTCCTATTATGGCGAGCGTTTCTTCGGTGAAACCTTGTGGAAAGAGCTTCGTTACATCAAAACCTTGTTCGATCCGCACAACCGCTTAAATCCGGGCAAAATCTGTACGCCGCTAGAAAACGAGGCTGAACTCTACCCGATTGATTCACAAATGCGAGCCGATTTTGACCGCCAAATTCCAATTCAAGTGCGTGAGGAATTTAAAGGTGCGATGAATTGCAATGGCAACGGCTTGTGCTTTAACTTTGATGTTCACAGCACAATGTGTCCGTCGATGAAAGTGTCGGGCAACCGCCTCTATTCGCCGAAAGGGCGAGCGACCTTAGTGCGAGAATGGCTGCGTTTGTTAGCGGAGAAAAAAGTTGATCCGAATGATTTGATCTTCAACGCTAACAACAAAACCGCCTCGCTTACCGATTTTGTCGCCAAAGTGCGAAACTCGCTCAACAAAAAGAAAGAGTACGATTTCTCCCACGAAGTGAAAGCAGCAATGGATACCTGCCTTGCTTGCAAAGCCTGTGCCAGCCAGTGTCCGATCAAAATTGATGTGCCGACTTTTAGATCGCAATTTAACGAGCTTTACCACAGCCGCTATTTGCGTCCGCTGAAAGATTATGTGGTGTCGAATTTGGAATTTATTGCCCCAATAATGGCGAAAAAACCGCAGTTTTTTAACTTTTTCAGCACATCAAAACTAGCGGAAACCGCGGCAAATAAAACGTTAGGAATGACTTATCTGCCAGCACTGTCTGTGCCAAATCTACAACATCAGTTGGTGGAAATCGGCTATCAAGGCGAGAGTTTGGAAAGCCTTGAACAGCAGGCTGCAAGCGGTCAATTTTCTGCAGAAAATCGCAAAATGCTATTTATCGTGCAAGATCCGTTTACCTCTTATTACGATGCTAAAGTGGTGGCGGATTTTGTCGCCCTCACGCAAAAACTCGGCTTTAAGCCGATTGTGCTGCCGTTCAAACCAAGCGGAAAAGCTCAGCACGTCAAAGGCTTTTTGGCTAAATTTGCCAAAACTGCTAAAAACCAAGCTGATTTCTTAAACCGTGTGGCAAAACTCGGCGTACCAATGGTGTCGGTTGATCCAGCCTTAACCCTTATTTACCGCCAAGAATATAACGATATTCTCAAAGAACAACGGGGCGATTTCAAGGTGTTATTAGCTCACGAATGGCTGAAAGAGGTGATGCAAAAAGGTGAGTTGGAAAATTGCAAAAAAACCGCTGATTCCGACCGCTTGCAATGGTATTTATTTGCTCACTGTACCGAATCCACTTCACTTCCCAACTCAATGAACGAGTGGAAAACTATTTTCGCCCATTTTGGCGAAACATTAGTGGCGGAAAATGTTGGTTGCTGTGGAATGGCAGGCACATTCGGGCATGAAACCAAACATTTGGCGATGTCCAAAGCGATTTACGAACAATCTTGGCAGAACAAACTCAACGGCAAACCGCTCGAACGCTGTTTAGCTACCGGTTACTCCTGCCGCTCACAAGTCAAACGCTTTGAACAACAACGGATTAAGCACCCTGTTCAGGCATTACTTGAAGTGATTTAA
- a CDS encoding AAA family ATPase — protein sequence MTISLLSHQQLIIQNDFSNLGNINSFLDFQPRAKQALMQFSQAESGSLLVLKSELFPEFINEVSTYLKQSDPSVSVISKMDFNKNSLFGYHLFLEREHKTEYVRGALQEANNGILIININALLLDITQWDKLKQALLLGEYEPHSVNYSPHLLAKEKSSFKLILVGEREDISTLSAYDDSLYQVAQYTEVKSYLSLNNNIEQWASYVQTYAKQLLNKKLSQEALNQFLQAYIRESESRELISISPTLLKKHLLGIQNFYADSSSDIVDVKSYFDYLEQQSSILNEYTVDDILGNQLYIETEGEEIGQINGLSVIEFEGIPHSFGEPLRISCNVQYGEGEIQDIERKVELGGNIHSKGIILAQSCLVNLLELPTQLPFSASIAFEQSYGEVDGDSSSLAIFNVLVSALAKIALPQSVAVTGAIDQFGNVLSVGGVNQKIEGFFKICKARQLTGKQGVIIPASCLSHLSLKEDVLDAVELGRFHIWTVENVFDAIEILFGRDFYKDESSTKSNQTALFTLIHQQLEDKDNTETSGSFLRRICKKLCFN from the coding sequence GTGACCATTTCTTTACTTAGTCATCAGCAATTAATTATACAGAATGATTTTTCCAACTTAGGTAATATAAACTCTTTTCTTGATTTCCAACCACGAGCAAAGCAAGCATTAATGCAGTTTTCACAAGCCGAGTCTGGTTCCTTGCTTGTGCTAAAATCTGAGCTTTTTCCTGAATTTATTAATGAAGTGAGTACCTACCTAAAGCAAAGTGATCCAAGTGTCTCTGTTATCAGTAAAATGGATTTTAATAAGAATAGTTTATTTGGGTACCATCTTTTTTTGGAAAGAGAACACAAAACTGAATATGTGCGAGGCGCTCTCCAAGAGGCAAATAATGGCATTTTAATTATTAATATAAACGCATTATTGTTAGATATTACGCAATGGGATAAATTAAAGCAGGCGTTACTTCTCGGCGAATATGAGCCGCACTCTGTGAATTATTCGCCTCATTTATTAGCGAAGGAAAAATCAAGTTTCAAATTAATTTTGGTTGGCGAGAGAGAGGATATTTCAACCTTATCAGCCTATGATGATAGTTTATATCAGGTTGCACAATATACAGAAGTGAAATCTTATTTATCATTAAATAATAATATTGAACAATGGGCGAGCTATGTACAAACTTATGCTAAGCAACTGCTCAATAAAAAATTAAGCCAAGAAGCGTTAAATCAGTTTCTCCAAGCTTACATTAGAGAGAGTGAAAGCCGAGAGCTTATCTCTATTTCCCCGACATTGTTAAAAAAGCATTTATTAGGGATTCAGAATTTTTATGCTGATTCTAGTAGCGATATTGTGGATGTGAAAAGCTATTTCGATTATTTAGAGCAACAATCTTCAATTTTAAATGAATATACGGTAGACGATATTCTGGGTAATCAGCTCTATATAGAAACAGAAGGTGAAGAAATCGGACAGATAAATGGTTTATCTGTGATTGAGTTTGAAGGCATTCCACATAGTTTTGGGGAGCCTCTGCGTATAAGTTGTAATGTGCAATATGGTGAAGGTGAGATACAGGACATTGAACGCAAGGTTGAACTAGGGGGTAATATTCACTCGAAAGGGATTATTCTTGCACAATCCTGCTTAGTAAACTTGTTAGAACTACCAACACAATTACCATTTTCAGCCTCAATTGCTTTTGAGCAGTCTTATGGCGAAGTTGATGGAGATAGTTCCTCTCTTGCTATTTTTAATGTGCTAGTGAGTGCGTTAGCTAAGATTGCTTTACCACAATCTGTTGCGGTAACTGGAGCTATTGATCAATTTGGGAATGTGTTAAGTGTTGGTGGTGTAAATCAGAAAATTGAAGGATTTTTTAAGATTTGTAAAGCCCGCCAATTGACTGGAAAACAAGGTGTAATTATCCCTGCCTCGTGCCTTAGCCATTTAAGTTTAAAAGAGGACGTGTTGGATGCGGTAGAGCTAGGTCGCTTCCACATTTGGACTGTAGAGAATGTGTTTGATGCAATCGAAATTTTATTTGGTCGTGATTTCTATAAGGATGAGAGCTCAACTAAATCAAATCAAACGGCTTTATTTACCTTGATCCATCAACAGTTAGAAGATAAAGATAATACAGAGACAAGCGGTTCATTTTTGAGAAGAA
- the ompA gene encoding porin OmpA produces MKKTLVALAVLSAAAVAQAAPQANTFYAGAKAGWASFHHGTKQFDSARAGERYSNDTTNYGINRNSVTYGVFGGYQILNQNNFGLATELGYDYFGRVRGNNGDERAVKHTAHGAHLSLKPSYEIAPNLDAFGRVGVALVRNDYKAYGVAEDENGNPATAKAHNLKPSLVLGGGLEYAITPELAARVEYQWLSKAGNYAKATRKAGNEQFVKYSPDIHSVSAGLSYRFGQGVAPVEAPEVVTKNFAFSSDVLFDFGKSSLKPAAATALDAAHTEISNLGLANPAVQVNGYTDRIGKEAANLKLSQRRAETVANYIVSKGTNPANVTAVGYGEANPVTGNTCDAVKGRKALIACLAPDRRVEIQVQGSKEVTM; encoded by the coding sequence ATGAAAAAAACATTAGTTGCATTAGCAGTATTATCTGCAGCGGCAGTAGCTCAAGCAGCTCCACAAGCTAACACTTTCTATGCAGGTGCTAAAGCAGGTTGGGCATCATTCCATCACGGTACTAAACAATTTGATAGTGCTCGTGCGGGTGAACGTTATTCTAACGATACAACTAATTACGGTATCAACCGTAACTCTGTAACTTACGGTGTGTTCGGTGGTTACCAAATCTTAAACCAAAACAATTTTGGTTTAGCTACAGAATTAGGCTATGACTATTTTGGTCGCGTACGTGGTAATAACGGTGATGAGCGTGCAGTTAAACACACTGCTCACGGTGCACACTTAAGCTTAAAACCAAGCTACGAAATTGCTCCTAACTTAGATGCATTCGGTCGTGTTGGCGTTGCTTTAGTTCGTAATGATTATAAAGCATATGGTGTAGCAGAAGATGAGAATGGTAACCCTGCAACAGCTAAAGCACATAACTTAAAACCTTCTTTAGTTTTAGGTGGTGGTTTAGAATACGCAATTACTCCAGAATTAGCAGCACGTGTTGAATATCAATGGTTAAGCAAAGCTGGTAACTATGCTAAAGCAACTCGTAAAGCTGGTAATGAGCAATTTGTTAAATATAGCCCAGATATTCACTCAGTATCTGCAGGTTTATCATACCGCTTCGGTCAAGGTGTAGCACCAGTTGAAGCACCAGAAGTTGTAACTAAGAACTTTGCATTCAGCTCAGATGTTTTATTTGATTTCGGTAAATCAAGCTTAAAACCAGCTGCAGCAACAGCTTTAGATGCAGCACATACAGAAATCAGTAACTTAGGTTTAGCTAACCCAGCAGTACAAGTTAATGGTTACACAGACCGTATTGGTAAAGAAGCAGCAAACTTAAAACTTTCTCAACGTCGTGCAGAAACAGTAGCTAACTACATCGTTTCTAAAGGCACTAACCCAGCTAACGTAACAGCTGTAGGTTACGGTGAAGCAAATCCAGTAACTGGCAACACTTGTGATGCAGTTAAAGGTCGTAAAGCATTAATCGCTTGCTTAGCACCAGACCGTCGTGTTGAGATCCAAGTTCAAGGTTCAAAAGAAGTAACTATGTAA
- the matP gene encoding macrodomain Ter protein MatP, which yields MRYQKLTTQETTWKWKYLLKKHREGENITKHREQSLIDLKVQLLSTLQDSPEEVEKWIKSEMTPEQRKKMRQSVRAKRKRFFNAEKQTTKKKSIDLEYSSWLRLSKYAKSQGLTLSKAIMQLTDELENKQLYLEQVAKMKSSLRDLLK from the coding sequence ATGCGATATCAAAAACTCACTACACAAGAAACTACTTGGAAATGGAAATATCTCCTCAAAAAGCATAGAGAAGGTGAAAACATTACTAAACATAGAGAGCAAAGCTTAATCGATCTTAAAGTTCAGCTTCTCTCCACATTACAGGATTCCCCAGAAGAAGTCGAAAAATGGATTAAGTCAGAAATGACACCCGAGCAACGAAAAAAAATGCGCCAATCTGTACGAGCTAAACGAAAACGCTTCTTTAACGCGGAAAAACAGACGACTAAGAAAAAATCAATTGATTTAGAGTACTCAAGTTGGTTAAGACTATCAAAATATGCCAAAAGCCAAGGACTTACGTTATCTAAAGCAATTATGCAGCTTACTGACGAACTAGAAAATAAGCAACTTTATTTAGAACAAGTCGCGAAAATGAAGTCAAGTTTACGAGATTTATTAAAATAA
- the yidC gene encoding membrane protein insertase YidC: protein MNNRGLLLMGLLLVSVLIFTQWQQDFNPEIQAQKQAQAAAQTQQQAGDVPAASNANNPIADSITQGKTITVESDVLRLTIDTLGGDVVGSDLLKHNAELNSSTPFKLLQQDGTKTYVAQSGLVGKNGIDTNAGRPQYAVTADSFKLADGQNELSVPLTFEKDGVVYTKTFTLKRGSYDVGVNFNIKNNTAEAIEVQPYGQLKHSMVESSGSLTMPTYTGGAFSSSETNYKKYSFQDMEKANLSVDTKAGWIAVLQHYFVSAWVPNQDADNNLYSRTNNGVATIGYRGPLTTIAPNSEANLSSKLWTGSKDQKEMEEAANHLDLTVDYGWAWFIAKPLFWLLTAIQKIVTNWGLAIIGVTIVVKTLLYPLTKAQYTSMAKMRMLQPKIQEMRERFGDDRQRMSQEMMKLYKEEKVNPMGGCLPILIQMPIFIALYWTFMEAVELRHAPFFGWIQDLSAQDPYYILPLLMGASMFLLQKMSPTPVADPMQQKVMNFMPVIFTVFFLWFPSGLVLYWLTSNLITIAQQWLIYRNLEKKGLHSRKK, encoded by the coding sequence ATGAATAATCGTGGCTTACTGCTAATGGGTTTGCTTCTTGTGTCTGTGCTTATTTTTACACAGTGGCAGCAAGATTTTAACCCTGAAATTCAAGCTCAAAAACAGGCTCAAGCGGCAGCTCAAACCCAGCAACAGGCGGGTGATGTACCAGCAGCTTCTAATGCCAATAATCCAATTGCAGACAGCATCACGCAAGGCAAAACCATTACGGTAGAAAGCGATGTGTTACGCCTAACTATTGATACCTTAGGTGGTGATGTAGTTGGTTCAGATTTATTGAAACACAATGCAGAATTAAACTCAAGCACACCATTCAAATTATTACAGCAAGATGGTACTAAAACCTATGTAGCTCAAAGTGGCTTAGTAGGTAAAAATGGGATTGATACTAATGCAGGGCGTCCACAATATGCAGTAACAGCGGATAGTTTCAAATTAGCAGATGGCCAAAATGAACTTTCTGTTCCATTAACATTTGAGAAAGATGGTGTAGTTTATACCAAAACCTTCACATTAAAACGTGGTAGCTATGATGTTGGCGTAAACTTCAATATTAAAAATAACACTGCAGAAGCTATTGAGGTTCAACCTTATGGTCAGTTAAAACATTCTATGGTTGAAAGTTCTGGTAGTTTAACAATGCCAACTTATACAGGTGGTGCTTTCTCTTCTTCAGAAACTAACTACAAAAAATACAGCTTCCAAGATATGGAAAAAGCGAATTTAAGCGTTGATACCAAAGCAGGTTGGATTGCGGTGTTACAACACTACTTCGTTTCTGCTTGGGTGCCAAATCAAGATGCAGATAATAACCTTTACTCTCGCACCAATAATGGTGTTGCAACCATTGGTTACCGTGGTCCATTAACAACAATTGCCCCAAACTCTGAAGCAAATTTAAGCAGTAAACTTTGGACAGGCTCTAAAGATCAAAAAGAGATGGAAGAAGCGGCAAATCACTTAGACTTAACTGTAGATTACGGTTGGGCATGGTTTATTGCTAAGCCGTTGTTCTGGTTATTAACCGCGATTCAAAAAATTGTTACCAACTGGGGCTTAGCAATTATTGGTGTAACCATTGTTGTGAAAACTTTGCTTTATCCACTAACCAAAGCACAATATACCTCAATGGCAAAAATGCGCATGTTACAGCCGAAAATCCAAGAAATGCGTGAGCGTTTTGGTGACGACCGCCAACGAATGAGCCAAGAGATGATGAAGCTCTACAAAGAAGAAAAAGTAAACCCAATGGGTGGCTGTTTACCAATTTTAATCCAAATGCCAATTTTTATTGCATTATATTGGACATTTATGGAAGCGGTAGAATTACGCCACGCACCATTCTTCGGTTGGATTCAAGACTTGTCAGCGCAAGACCCTTACTACATCCTACCTCTATTAATGGGTGCTTCGATGTTCTTGTTACAAAAAATGTCGCCAACGCCGGTGGCTGATCCTATGCAACAGAAAGTAATGAACTTTATGCCGGTGATCTTTACTGTATTCTTCTTATGGTTCCCATCAGGCTTAGTACTTTACTGGTTAACATCAAACTTAATCACTATTGCCCAACAATGGTTAATTTACCGTAACTTAGAGAAAAAAGGCTTACATTCCCGTAAGAAATAA